A genome region from Trichoderma asperellum chromosome 7, complete sequence includes the following:
- a CDS encoding uncharacterized protein (TransMembrane:1 (o12-38i)~EggNog:ENOG41) — MSDNGTSATDIITYIGVPLAVLGVLPILYNTFATLASLSRIKRMLRRSRLTALTRSDVVNRVIEIELPRYAVMPLDRFQNRSEYWTLSRHPSSIPGGSWTTFNWRTNAIGVKTQRVEYADQVRQPQVEIAFDELVSYLLDLGAVPDPQGWKLLRSTGLWTPVGCSLMMSPDGRQKALTIAPLDDSDGYLSLAVAWSSSWITRDHAHLPPYWVRLPSPAGKSTEPGSTVGGSQKKEHEKKAPSSNEYEVQAQDGGTSETDSVQLQIHSDVKHDITCEISLSGLVTALIQSDINSNSTPEDLYINHLRIQPRKSDGVWFASAATAYGTSSQTILWNYKIPDTILSFSRKETVPCGVLVLLGMVDESETPEWATKYNDYGASIDTFAQRGREQRAAMEAEARMAPAQRQQAVNDRMRRETEQRMQDMREKMRTDQQRRDKRTMEALQSPKWDTKLVADYSLKWLKARNIWDESLSVKEVVGFMLHRMIRDGEFTSVLCKMLDTWKAWADVGGMKTADYQAIRDDLSTFAEATLLIALIKDTSDALEGTLAMDLQECLRIWHKVRLG, encoded by the exons ATGTCGGACAATGGCACGTCAGCGACTGATATCATCACCTATATCGGGGTGCCGTTGGCGGTTCTTGGAG TTCTGCCCATTCTATACAACACATTTGCAACTCTAGCCTCGCTTTCGCGCATAAAGCGCATGCTTCGGCGCAGCCGGCTGACCGCGCTGACACGCAGCGATGTCGTCAATCGCGTTATTGAGATTGAGCTGCCGCGGTATGCCGTGATGCCGCTGGACCGGTTCCAGAACAGGTCCGAGTACTGGACCCTTTCGCGCCATCCCAGCTCTATTCCCGGCGGCAGCTGGACCACCTTCAACTGGAGGACCAACGCCATAGGCGTCAAGACCCAGCGCGTTGAGTATGCCGATCAAGTGCGCCAACCCCAGGTTGAGATTGCCTTTGACGAGCTGGTGTCGTATCTGCTGGATCTAGGTGCTGTGCCAGATCCCCAAGGCTGGAAATTGCTGAGATCCACAGGGCTGTGGACACCTGTGGGCTGCTCCCTGATGATGTCTCCCGATGGAAGGCAAAAGGCCCTTACGATAGCCCCGTTGGATGATTCGGATGGGTATTTGTCTCTCGCCGTGGCCTGGTCTAGCTCATGGATCACACGCGATCACGCCCATCTACCGCCATATTGGGTTCGCTTACCATCGCCGGCAGGAAAGTCAACAGAGCCAGGGTCTACCGTCGGTGGCTCTCAGAAGAAGGAACATGAGAAAAAGGCACCAAGCTCCAACGAATATGAAGTTCAGGCCCAGGATGGGGGCACTAGTGAAACCGATTCGGTCCAACTTCAAATTCACTCTGACGTTAAGCACGACATAACCTGCGAGATATCCCTATCCGGGCTTGTTACAGCACTTATCCAAAGTGATATCAACAGCAATAGCACTCCTGAGGATTTATACATCAACCACCTTCGCATACAACCTCGAAAGTCAGATGGCGTTTGGTTTGCCAGTGCTGCTACAGCCTATGGAACTTCCAGTCAGACCATCCTCTGGAACTATAAAATTCCAGACACCATCCTGTCGTTCTCTAGAAAAGAGACAGTTCCGTGCGGCGTCCTAGTGTTACTGGGTATGGTAGATGAGTCGGAGACGCCTGAATGGGCTACGAAATACAATGACTATGGCGCTTCGATAGATACATTTGCACAGAGGGGTCGAGAGCAGCGGGCGGCCATGGAAGCAGAAGCGCGCATGGCCCCTGCGCAACGGCAACAAGCCGTCAATGACAGAATGCGCAGAGAGACAGAACAGCGCATGCAAGACA TGCGTGAAAAAATGAGGACAGATCAACAGCGACGTGATAAACGGACCATGGAAGCTCTTCAAAGTCCAAAATGGGATACGAAACTTGTCGCCGATTACTCTTTGAAATGGCTCAAGGCTCGAAATATCTGGGACGAATCCTTGTCGGTCAAAGAAGTTGTCGGTTTCATGCTGCATCGCATGATTCGCGATGGAGAGTTCACCTCTGTCCTCTGCAAGATGCTGGACACTTGGAAAGCGTGGGCTGATGTGGGAGGAATGAAGACTGCTGATTACCAAGCCATCCGAGATGATTTATCTACGTTTGCTGAAGCCACTTTGCTTATTGCTTTGATCAAGGATACGTCGGATGCTTTGGAGGGTACACTAGCGATGGATTTGCAAGAATGTTTGCGTATATGGCACAAAGTGCGGCTTGGATAG
- a CDS encoding uncharacterized protein (EggNog:ENOG41~SECRETED:SignalP(1-16)), with amino-acid sequence MRFILLAALIAPFASAAVAGVDVEARAEVEAIAQVEERSLLPLDKRSCVANGCKCSTKHPLKQGQYCGNCVWSNGDGYIITAKRVNNHVYECSPSGSCCDYGVGSDCGSGTARCG; translated from the coding sequence ATGCGTTTCATCCTCCTTGCAGCTCTTATTGCTCCATTCGCCTCTGCCGCAGTTGCTGGCGTCGACGTTGAGGCTCGAGCGGAGGTAGAAGCAATCGCCCAAGTCGAAGAGCGATCACTCCTTCCGTTGGATAAACGATCATGCGTGGCCAATGGGTGCAAGTGTAGCACTAAACATCCTCTCAAACAAGGCCAGTACTGCGGCAACTGTGTCTGGTCTAACGGCGACGGCTACATCATTACGGCTAAGCGTGTTAACAATCACGTTTATGAATGTTCGCCCTCCGGATCCTGCTGCGACTATGGCGTGGGTAGTGATTGTGGTTCTGGCACTGCTCGCTGCGGATAA
- a CDS encoding uncharacterized protein (EggNog:ENOG41~TransMembrane:10 (i51-70o82-103i115-133o145-166i178-199o205-225i393-412o418-442i454-477o483-506i)) produces MAIEISTHEKPGPAPINDNKTASNSNEESLPATAQPAYTVFSKAQLRQLQLLLGIATITSPLTATIYFPLLPLLRAQFHTSAQAINLTLTLYIIFQAVSPVLFGPLSDSYGRRPFFLLTLGLYVVGNIGLAANKDNYTVLLVLRAIQSLGASAAYAISFGVVADVCESSERGHMLGPISMALNLGACVGPVVGGVVAYTSGSYVWVFWALVIVGVILFCGVGFLLPETARNLVGNGRDPSRFNWWQLSWLGLVRRRFEGLSNKSELEPTATATEAPKTVVRAYGLGNLFACLRIIFYRDTFLALWIHGSFYTVDYSFVAAVPDIFKDIYGFNDLELGLAYLPRGVGIIIGSYCTGKMMDANYRAITRATGRANERVTGEDLLSFPIELARTRFSFHLLAISTATIIGYGWAVDRGAPVAVPLVLQFIQGFWGTAFYTTYGALLVDGFPHSPSTAAAATSVTRCAMAAAGVAVLQPLLTTAGRGWYFTTLGLWSGGFGVLAVMLLRWRGMKWRQSRNGIRPEIQSV; encoded by the coding sequence ATGGCTATAGAAATTTCTACACATGAGAAGCCAGGCCCGGCTCCTATTAATGATAACAAAACAGCGTCCAATAGCAACGAGGAGTCGTTACCGGCAACTGCACAGCCGGCATACACCGTATTCTCCAAGGCCCAGCTAAGGCAACTGCAATTACTTCTCGGTATCGCAACAATCACGTCACCTCTGACGGCCACGATATATTTCCCCCTGCTACCTCTTTTACGTGCCCAATTTCATACCTCAGCGCAAGCCATCAACCTGACTTTGACACTCTACATCATCTTTCAGGCAGTCTCACCAGTTCTCTTTGGGCCGTTATCGGATTCTTATGGCCGAAggcccttctttttgctaACGCTTGGGCTTTACGTTGTGGGAAATATTGGCCTTGCAGCCAACAAGGACAACTATACCGTTCTCCTAGTGTTGCGAGCGATCCAGAGCTTAGGTGCCAGTGCTGCCTATGCCATCAGCTTTGGCGTCGTTGCGGATGTCTGTGAATCCAGCGAGAGAGGGCATATGCTGGGCCCTATCAGTATGGCCCTCAATCTTGGGGCATGCGTTGGTCCCGTAGTCGGCGGCGTTGTGGCCTATACAAGCGGCAGCTATGTGTGGGTGTTTTGGGCTCTCGTCATTGTTGGTGTGATCCTTTTCTGTGGGGTGGGGTTTTTACTCCCAGAAACGGCCAGAAATCTAGTTGGCAATGGACGCGATCCTTCACGGTTCAACTGGTGGCAACTCAGCTGGTTGGGCCTTGTTAGGCGCCGATTCGAAGGATTATCGAATAAAAGTGAGCTAGAACCAACTGCTACAGCCACCGAAGCACCAAAGACAGTCGTCCGGGCTTATGGGCTTGGCAATCTCTTTGCCTGTCTTCGCATCATATTTTATAGGGATACGTTCCTGGCGCTCTGGATTCACGGATCTTTCTACACAGTAGACTATTCGTTTGTAGCTGCCGTGCCAGATATATTTAAGGATATATACGGCTTCAATGACTTGGAGCTTGGATTGGCATATCTACCGCGAGGCGTAGGTATCATTATAGGTAGCTATTGCACAGGGAAGATGATGGATGCCAACTACCGCGCCATCACACGGGCCACAGGCCGGGCCAATGAGCGCGTAACAGGCGAAGACCTGCTGAGTTTCCCAATTGAGCTTGCCAGAACGCGCTTCAGCTTCCATCTCCTAGCCATCTCGACAGCAACAATAATTGGATATGGGTGGGCGGTCGACCGTGGTGCTCCAGTTGCTGTGCCACTCGTTCTCCAGTTCATCCAAGGCTTCTGGGGAACGGCGTTTTACACAACTTATGGAGCTCTTCTTGTGGACGGATTCCCACATAGCCCCAGCACGGCGGCTGCGGCAACAAGCGTCACTCGGTGTGCCATGGCCGCGGCCGGAGTGGCGGTGCTTCAGCCGTTGCTCACGACAGCTGGCCGAGGGTGGTATTTCACCACTTTGGGGCTGTGGAGCGGCGGATTTGGAGTCTTGGctgtgatgctgctgcggtggaGAGGAATGAAGTGGCGTCAATCGAGAAATGGGATTAGGCCCGAGATTCAATCAGTATAA
- a CDS encoding uncharacterized protein (EggNog:ENOG41), with the protein MTSSILPLNGRLVDIGSHSLALYSHGPEPSSSKDPVVLFVSGVASDALNWQAVVRLLPPSLRSYTYDRSGYRNSQSSPLVPSAENIALELSLLIEKAPIPNPLIIVGHSWAGVLIHEFIALKGTSQIAGLVLVDANHETAPLVINVDDPILWNAIAADVEPYAAWGVEAEHQLTQEEWDAFKAAESTEKYKLIAQKEDVEQYLPSFATLRKKKLSEKQPLVGDKPVYVIGGTRSRDWNGLYKAGVAKGNGTEDQRSYVREMIRTVDEKSKGLMEKFLNLSTRSELVFATESGHFVQMTQPDIVVNGVNWVLDNLPASS; encoded by the coding sequence ATGACTTCCTCAATCCTTCCTTTGAACGGCAGACTCGTCGACATCGGCAGTCATTCTTTGGCCCTCTACTCTCACGGTCCAGagcccagcagctccaaagaTCCTGTCGTACTCTTCGTCTCGGGCGTAGCAAGCGATGCCCTCAACTGGCAAGCCGTGGTGAGGCTGCTTCCTCCCTCGCTGCGAAGCTACACTTACGATCGTTCGGGTTATCGTAACTCACAATCTTCGCCGCTCGTTCCCTCAGCTGAGAACATTGCTCTGGAGCTCTCCCTTTTGATTGAAAAAGCTCCCATTCCGAATCCTCTGATCATCGTTGGACATTCCTGGGCCGGTGTGCTCATTCATGAGTTCATTGCCCTGAAAGGAACTAGCCAGATCGCTGGTCTAGTCCTTGTTGACGCCAACCATGAGACTGCTCCTCTGGTAATCAACGTAGATGATCCAATTCTGTGGAATGCTATAGCCGCGGATGTTGAGCCATATGCTGCCTGGGGTGTTGAAGCGGAGCATCAATTGACACAAGAAGAGTGGGATGCGTTTAAAGCGGCAGAATCGACTGAAAAGTACAAGCTGATTGCACAGAAGGAGGATGTAGAGCAGTACCTGCCAAGTTTTGCGACGTTGCGAAAGAAGAAACTGAGTGAAAAACAGCCATTGGTTGGGGATAAACCAGTTTATGTAATTGGAGGCACGCGAAGCAGAGATTGGAATGGACTATACAAGGCGGGCGTTGCGAAAGGGAATGGAACAGAGGACCAGAGGAGCTACGTTAGAGAGATGATCAGGACAGTCGATGAGAAAAGCAAGGGTCTCATGGAGAAATTTTTAAATCTCTCTACCAGAAGCGAGCTTGTATTTGCCACCGAGAGTGGTCACTTTGTCCAGATGACCCAGCCGGACATTGTTGTCAATGGAGTAAATTGGGTCTTGGATAACCTACCGGCGTCTTCTTAG
- a CDS encoding uncharacterized protein (EggNog:ENOG41), whose product MIRIYTREVGFFSHVVPKINHVDTAKCWWSGANKEQGIVILDDLNKQGARFGEPTEVWTVDQVKAAVEQLAGLHAGTWGDKSAKLPTWLTDPEHYDATILSLCGLWQGMVVAENRPHFPADWNEERITAAMKKHLKTRDPRFTCLLHGDPHAGNTYFITGAPRFLDWQLIHVGSAFHDLAYFIVGALSVEDRKAHEMSILQHYLDTLAKFGGPKLTLDEVLVEYRKSLMSGIGWMLTPYKLQTMERVHAMSERYGSAILDHKTIELVESL is encoded by the coding sequence ATGATCAGAATTTATACACGAGAAGTTGGATTCTTCAGTCACGTTGTTCCTAAGATTAACCATGTGGATACTGCCAAGTGCTGGTGGTCTGGAGCCAACAAGGAGCAAGGAATTGTGATCTTAGACGACCTGAATAAGCAAGGCGCAAGATTTGGCGAGCCAACAGAAGTTTGGACAGTGGACCAAGTCAAGGCAGCCGTTGAGCAGCTTGCGGGACTGCATGCTGGAACTTGGGGAGATAAGAGCGCCAAACTACCTACTTGGCTTACAGATCCGGAACACTATGATGCCACCATCTTAAGCTTGTGTGGTCTTTGGCAAGGTATGGTTGTTGCCGAAAACCGACCACACTTTCCAGCAGACTGGAACGAGGAACGCATCACGGCAGCAATGAAGAAACACCTCAAGACTCGCGATCCGCGATTTACGTGTCTCCTCCACGGCGACCCGCACGCGGGCAACACATACTTTATTACTGGAGCACCAAGATTCCTCGATTGGCAGCTCATCCACGTGGGCTCTGCATTCCACGACCTTGCTTACTTCATTGTGGGAGCCTTGTCAGTGGAGGATCGCAAAGCGCATGAGATGTCTATTTTACAACATTACCTAGATACATTGGCGAAGTTTGGAGGACCGAAATTGACATTGGATGAGGTTTTGGTAGAGTACCGCAAGTCTCTTATGTCAGGCATCGGATGGATGCTCACTCCCTACAAATTGCAAACTATGGAACGTGTGCACGCCATGAGCGAGAGATATGGTTCAGCGATCCTTGATCATAAGACTATCGAGCTAGTTGAGTCTCTATGA
- a CDS encoding uncharacterized protein (EggNog:ENOG41~TransMembrane:7 (o6-28i40-61o81-105i117-138o165-185i197-217o237-261i)), protein MSARHNFWAVMVAFVVLNTITVGLRLWLRVSSKSFGYDDWATCVAYSVFVVFCAFEFRALGYGYGATDVQPWYNPLLAAEYFVVAQLLYLIAQLAAKISVALVLYRIATMAPMVRRILVGSISILSIVSIAAIFIFAFQCRPLSVAWGVGTGTCLPGSAIANTAYAVSAADILFSWLYGLLPIYLLWSVQISMRTKLVVSVLLGFGAVSCIATILRLNYAIEVSRLPSTAAAQAVNLLLTATIYSATEVGLAIFCASLAALKPLLKFIPWVPGSSKGTSKFDSSLEPRGPSIRLQDRQVETGSEESILQNTHHRIQKTTHYEVHYEEH, encoded by the exons ATGAGTGCAAGGCATAATTTCTGGGCGGTAATGGTTGCGTTTGTTGTGCTGAACACCATTACCGTGGGACTGAGGTTATGGCTCCGAGTCTCCAGCAAAAGTTTTGGGTATGATGATTGGGCCACATGTGTTGCATAT AGCGTTTTTGTCGTCTTTTGTGCGTTTGAGTTTCGGGCCCttggatatggatatggaGCAACAGACGTGCAGCCTTGGTACAACCCTCTGCTGGCGGCTGAG TATTTTGTTGTTGCGCAGTTGCTGTACCTCATAGCCCAGTTGGCAGCCAAGATCAGCGTGGCTTTGGTCTTGTATCGAATTGCTACAATGGCGCCTATGGTACGAAGGATACTTGTCGGCTCAATATCGATTCTCTCCATTGTATCTATAGCTGCCATCTTTATTTTCGCCTTCCAATGCCGTCCGCTCTCTGTGGCCTGGGGCGTTGGCACTGGAACATGCTTACCTGGGTCAGCTATCGCCAACACTGCCTATGCTGTATCAGCTGCTGATATTTTATTCAGCTGGCTATATGGA cttttgcCTATCTATTTGCTCTGGAGTGTTCAGATAAGCATGCGAACAAAACTTGTTGTCTCTGTTCTTCTTGGATTTGGCGCGGT GAGCTGCATTGCGACGATTCTACGACTCAACTATGCCATTGAGGTTTCTCGACTTCCATCGACAGCTGCAGCACAAGCCGTCAACCTACTCCTGACAGCGACGATATA CTCGGCGACAGAGGTTGGCCTAGCCATCTTCTGTGCGTCCCTTGCCGCTCTGAAGCCGCTCTTGAAATTCATCCCCTGGGTTCCTGGATCTTCCAAAGGCACCTCTAAGTTCGATAGTAGTCTTGAGCCACGAGGTCCAAGTATTCGACTTCAAGACAGACAGGTGGAGACCGGGAGCGAGGAAAGCATCCTCCAAAACACGCATCACCGTATTCAAAAGACGACCCATTACGAAGTCCATTACGAAGAGCACTAA
- a CDS encoding uncharacterized protein (EggNog:ENOG41~SECRETED:SignalP(1-21)), which translates to MAYKLITAALAFATSVSQVAAQECAQNLLTTHAGVQFYLYDDSIASNNYKPLQLRPSKDGKFSYLAIDNSSPVFTANLDNGVLISENKSSDGTLFDTGARGFLQNYTNVDNYIPPTLVGQLAFANTSTFANASDSNWLLGPSGGTNIYNLWHDEPVNTLNGMQICEADFDLNEDGTPWYYFQYVDWVIYYPPNCEFVAILTNVTSPDLPTC; encoded by the coding sequence ATGGCGTACAAGCTTATTACGGCTGCCTTGGCTTTCGCCACCAGCGTATCTCAAGTTGCTGCTCAGGAATGTGCTCAAAATCTCTTAACTACACATGCTGGTGTTCAATTCTATCTTTATGATGATTCTATTGCTTCAAATAACTACAAACCTCTTCAACTTCGACCTAGCAAGGATGGAAAGTTTAGCTATCTCGCCATAGACAACAGCTCTCCAGTTTTTACTGCCAACCTCGACAATGGTGTCTTGATCAGTGAAAACAAAAGCTCTGACGGCACTCTTTTCGATACAGGTGCCAGAGGCTTCTTGCAAAATTACACCAATGTTGATAATTACATCCCACCTACCTTGGTAGGCCAGCTTGCCTTTGCAAATACTTCCACCTTTGCCAACGCGTCTGATTCCAACTGGCTTCTGGGGCCTTCAGGTGGAACAAACATCTACAACCTCTGGCACGACGAGCCTGTCAACACGCTCAATGGAATGCAGATTTGCGAAGCTGATTTTGACCTCAATGAGGATGGAACACCTTGGTATTATTTTCAATACGTGGACTGGGTTATTTACTACCCACCAAACTGTGAATTTGTTGCAATCCTGACAAATGTTACCTCGCCGGACCTGCCTACATGCTAA